A window of Paenibacillus phoenicis genomic DNA:
TTGCTAGTTTCTTAAGCAGCATAGGTTACCCCTCCGTCTTTCAACTGCGTGTTGTACCGCTACACACTCATACTATATTATCACCAAATTTAACTAAATTCAGGATTATTATTCACTTGTGATCGAGTTATGATCATGCTGTTGCTCTGCCTCCGCTTCTGTCCCCATGTAGATGCGGATCGTCGATCCTTTCTCTACCCGGGCCCCCGCTTTCGGAGCTTGGTTGATCACCACATTGCCGGTGCCGGATCTCGCCAGGTTGAAGTTCATGTTCAAATCCTCGTAGATTTCCTGGGTCGTGTGGCCGATCAGATCAGGTACCGTTACGATTGGCGTCTCTCCGTATTTATACTTCTTGTTGACCTGCTGCTCGCGAGGCGGAACCTTCATATATTCCAGTGCATCCTCCATGATGTTGCGTACGATCGGAGCGGCCACCACGCCGCCGAATTGAATGCCTTGCGGGTTATCCACCGCCGTGTATACGACGATTTGCGGGTCGTCTGCCGGAGCGAAGCCGATAAACGAAACGATATGTTCATTTTGCGAGTAACGCCCGTTCACAACCTTTTGCGCTGTCCCGGTTTTGCCGCCAACCCGATACCCGTCGATAAACGCGTTCCCGCCGGTTCCGTTAGCGACGACGCTTTCCAGCGCCATGCGGATCTGCTTGGAGGTCTCTTCCGAAATGACCTGCCGCACCAGCTGCGGCTTGTTCTCCGAAACCACCTCGCCCGTCTCCGGATTCGTCCACGCTTTGGCTACATAAGGTTTATACAGCTTGCCGCCGTTGATCGCCGCGGATACCGCCGTAATCTGCTGGATCGGAGTCACCGAAACGCCTTGACCAAACGAGGTCGTCGCCAGTTCCACCGGCCCTACTTGCGAGAGCTTAAACAGAATCCCGTTCTCTTCCCCGTTCAGGTCGATGCCGGTTTTGCTGCCGAAGCCGAAATTTTTGATGTATTGGAACAGCGTTTCTTTCCCCAGCCGTTGACCTAAGGCGACAAACCCGGGGTTGCAGGAGTTTTCTACGACCTGAAGGAACGTTTGGCTGCCGTGGCCGCCTTTCTTCCAGCAGCGCAGGGTTGCCCCGCCCACCTTGACGTAACCCGGATCAAAAAAACGCTCATTCAGCAAATCCACCTTTTTCTCTTCCAATGCCGCAGCCAATGTAATGATTTTGAAGGTGGAACCTGGTTCGTACGTCATCCAGATTGGTAAATTCCGGTTATACACTTCTGCATCATATTCTTGGTAGGCTCCCGGCTCATACCCCGGCCGGGCAGCCATGCCAAGGATTTCTCCCGTCTTCGGGTTCATCGCAATTGTCAGCGCTGAATCAGCCTGCAGCCGGTCCATCGCCTGATCCAACTCCCGCTCGATGATGCTCTGGATCGTCTTATCGATCGTCAGCGTCAGATTCAGGCCGTCCTTCGGCTCCACGTATTTCTCCGACGAACCTGGCATCAAGCGCCCGCCGGCATCGGACAAATAAGACACGCTTCCGTTCATGCCGCTGAGCAGGTTGTCGTATTTGCTTTCCACGCCGGTAAGGCCTTGGTTGTAGCCGCCGGTGAAGCCCAGGATATGTGCTGCCAATCCCCCGAAGGGGTAGTAGCGCTTATTGTCTTCGGCAACAACAATACCCGGAAGAGCCAAATCACGAATTTGCTGCGCTTTTTCCATCGTAATTTTGCGTCCGCCGGGTTGCAGCCTGACTATGGATTGTCTCTTGGTGATCGTCTTCAGTACCGATTCCTCGGTCATCCCAAGCAGCGGCGCCAGGCTCTTGGCCGTCTGCTCCGGATTTTTGATCTGCACCGGAATGGCCATCACCGTTGGCGTCGTAATATTATAAGCAAGCACCGTGCCGTTGCGGTCGCTGATTTCGCCGCGCTTCGCCGAATACGGGATGTTCCGGCGCCAGGAATCCTCCGCTTTGGCGGACAATTCAGCGCCTTTCCCGATTTGAACGTAGGCAAGACGCACGGCCAGCGCCGCAAACAGCAAACACAACACCATTAACAGCCAGAATAATCTTCGTCGTACAGTAAATCTGGATACTTTCACAGGTCGCCCCCCTTACCCATCCTGACATCATCATGATTGCACTCATCACATGACTATTCAGGACAACCAGGGGTTAGAACAAGCTATGGCGAGTCCGAGGTCTCCTTCTCTCCGGCATCGTTCCCTTGATCGCCGCTGGTTGAGGCATCCTCCACCTGCTCATCGTTGGACGAAGTTTCCTCCTTATCCGGCGGTTCCAGGGTAAGGATTACACGTCTGCCGCCGTTCTCGTTGACAACCTCCTGTGAGACGACGTAGCCTTCCCCATTCGCCGTAACCGGGATTTGAAGGACCGATAGTAACTCCAAGGCATCGCGCAGCGATTCGCCTTGCAGGTTTGGCACATTGATGTCCGATCCCTTCTCCGTAAGCAAGTAAACGAATTGCCCGGATTTGAGCGTCGTTCCCGCCTTCGGGAATTGGGAGATAATCGTATCCCCTTTCCCATATGTTGCATAGGAAATGCGACTTGCCGACAGTTTGTCCTTGGCTTGTTGAACTGGCAACCCGCCGACATCCGGAACTTTTGGTCCCGAAGCCGCTGTCTTCGAGGAGTTACCGGACGCGCTGCCTTCGATTTTTTTCGGAACTCCCATATACTGCAGCGTTTGATTTACGATCTGCTTAAACACCGGAGCGGCGGCGGCCCCCCCGCCCAGTTCCGAGTCCTTGGGTTCGTCGATCAAGACGATAACCGCGATCTTCGGATCATCCACCGGCGCATAGCCGATAAATGAAACGACCTGTTTCGTGTAATCATATTGGCCGTTAACTACCTTTACTGCAGTCCCCGTCTTACCGGCAACCCGATACCCTTCGATGTAGGCGTGACGTCCCGTCCCGATCTTTTGGTCCGAGACCACCTGCTCCAAATAAGTTCCAACTTCTTTCGCTTTGTCGGGAGAGATCACCTGCTGAAGCACTTTAGGTTTGGTTTCCACCGTCTCCCCGGTTTGCGGATCGGTGATGGACTTGACGATATGCGGCTCCATCAGCTTGCCGCCATTCGCGATGGCCGATACCGCCACAATTTGCTGCAACGGCGTCACAAGCAGCTTCCCGTGGCCGTATGACATCGCCGCAAAGTCAGCCTGCTGCACCGGATCCACGATCCCTTTGGATTCCCCCGGCAGCTCGATGCCCGTTTTTTTCCCGAATCCGAATTGATCGACGTACGTCTTCAGACGTTCCGGACCCAGCATCTCGTAACCCAGCTTGACGAAAGCGACGTTACTGGAGCGTTTCACGCCTTCCAGATACGTGATCTCGCCCCAGCCGGAACGCTTCAAGTCGTGAATCGTTTGCCCCGGCACCCGGATGCTGCCGGATTTGTATGTAGCATTTGGATTAAATAAGCCTTCCTGTACCGCCCCGGCCAAGGTCACGATTTTAAATGTGGAACCTGGCTCGTAAACGGATTTGATCGCGTGGTTATAGAAATTTTTCTGATCGACATCCGCCCAATATTCATTGGGGTTATAGGTCGGCATATTCGCCATGCCAAGGATTTCCATCGTCTTCGGATCGGCCGCAATCACCGTCATACTGATCGGCTGCAGCTGATCGTACGCTTCCTTCATCGCCTGCTCGATGTAGTACTGGATCGTGTAGTCAATCGTCAGCTTCAGGTTGTCTCCGTTCTTCGGCGGGTTATAAATTTCGCTGGCTTTCGGAATCTCAATTCCCCGGCCGTCCCGCTTGTACTCGAGTGAACCGTCAACGCCCTTGAGCTGCTCATCGAAGTAGGCTTCAATACCGGATACGGCTTTGCCTTCGCGGTCGATGTATCCCAAGACGTGGGAAGCCAAGCTTTGATTCGGATAATACCGCTTCTGATCCTTGATCAAGTAAATGCCGACGTCCTGCAGTTTGCTATGCTTTTCCTTCAGCTCGTCGATCAATGCCTGCACCTGATTCTTCAGGTCTTGATCAATCTTCCAGCCCTCGTTCCGGACCTCGCGTTGCGTATAGTACTCGCCGGACTCTTTTTTGGCATTGACGATTTTCCGGAGTTCACTTTCATCTTTACCGAGGACCTTGCCAAGCCCTTCAACTACCTCGTCCTGAAGGCCGTACTTGTTAATCAGTTCGGGATTGACGGCCACCGTGTAAGCCGGAGCATCCACCGCCAGGACGTCGCCGTTCCGGTCCGTGATCGTCCCCCTCGTTGCGGGCAGCAACTTTTTGGTCGACCACAGCTCCTCCGCATGCGCCTGCCAAAAGTCCGCTTGCACGACCTGCAGCCAAAACGCTCTACCGATCAATACAGCAAAAAAGAGGGTAATACATCCCCCTATCAGCAGTGTTCGAAGCTTTATTCGCTTGATCATGGCAAAACCTCTTTAGACATTATTTCTTGGCCGTTTCAACGCCATCTGCCGGTACATTCACATGAAAACCTTCTACCTCCGGCTGAACATAACCGAGCTCCTTCGCCTTCTCCGGAATTTGCTCCTCCAGCTTTTCCTTTTGGATGCTTAGTTCCTTCACTTCCGCGTTGATCGCTTGAATGTCCGTATTCAAATTAAACATTTGGCGCTTAATGTTGTAAAGTGACACATTTTGCCATAACAACCCGCCCATCACGGCCACGCAAAAAATAACCGTCATCATATACAGCAACTTCTCACGAACCGGCAACGGCGAACGGCGGGTTACCACCTTCGTTGTTTCCCGATAACGCTGCGGTTGATAGCTGCGTTCCGCTTGCTTCTCCTTGACTGCCAGATTCCCACGCGTATAAGCCATTTACGATACCTCCACACCGGTTTGCAATTTCTCCGCCACGCGTAATTTCGCGGAACGGGCCCTCGGATTGTCAGCCAACTCCTGCTCCGACGGAACGATTGGTTTCCGGTTGATTAATTTAAGTGATCCTTTGCCGCCGCACACGCACATCGGAAAATCGGGCGGGCAAGTACATTTCTCCACATAGCTGGCAAAGATTTGCTTACAGATTCGGTCCTCCAACGAGTGGAAGGTGATGACCGAAACCCGTCCTTCCGGCGCCAAACAACGGATGGCCGCATGCAGCCCTTCTTCGAATGCGCCCAGCTCATCGTTAACCGCGATGCGCAATGCCTGAAAGCTGCGCTTCGCTGGGTGGCCCCCCGTACGCCTTGCAGCCGCCGGGATGCCCTCCTTGATCAGCTCGACGAGCTGCCCCGTCGTTTCGATCGGCTCCTGTGCTCGCCGGTCTGCAATGACCTTGGCGATCCGCCTGGAAAATTTCTCCTCGCCGTATTGGAACAAAATACGAGCAATTTCGCGTTCCGGCCACGTATTTACGATCTCCCGAGCCGTCAATGCGGCCGATTGATCCATCCGCATATCGAGCGGCGCGTCCGCGTTATAGCTAAACCCCCGCTCCCCTTCGTCAAACTGAGGGGAGGAAACACCGAGGTCGAACAATACGCCGTCCACCTGGGGAACCCCGTTTAGCTGCGGCACCCCTTCGATCTCCCGCAGTTTTTGCTCGATGTAGCGGAAATTGCTTTTTACCAAAGTTAACTTGTCCGCATAGGCTGCGAGCCGCTCCTTGGCATTGTCCAGCGCCCAGTCGTCCTGGTCGAAAGCGATCAGCCTTCCCCCTGGACCTAGCTTGGATAAGATGACGGAGCTGTGGCCGCCGCCTCCCAGCGTACAATCCACATAAATGCCGTCCGGCTTGATGCGCAGCCCTTCTGTCGCTTCTTCTTTGAGTACCGTGATGTGATGGAACAAGACTTACGCCCCCAAACCTGAATTCATTTGACTAGCTTAAAGAATAACTCCTTCTAAAGATCGAAGTTGAAATCCACCAGCTTCTCAGCAATTTCGTTAAACGTATCTTCCGACTGCTGGAAGTATTGCTCCCACGTGTCTTTGCTCCAAATTTCCACGCGATTCGACACGCCTAAAACAACGCAATCCTTCTCCAGCTTGGCATACTGCCGTAAATTACTTGGCAAGTTTACCCTTCCCTGTTTATCCCATTCACATTCGGTTGCACCCGAGAAAAAGAAGCGGGTAAACGCACGGGCGTCGGATTTCATCAGTGGCAAAGCCTTCAGCTTCTGTTCCAGCACTTCCCATTCCTGCATCGGATAAACGAAAAGACACTGGTCCAAGCCGCGGGTAACCACGAAAGAGCTGCCGAGGAGTTCACGAAACTTAGCCGGAATAATAATCCGGCCTTTATCGTCAATGCTATGTTGGAACTCCCCCATAAACATTGGTGACTCACTCCTTACCTCTTTCCCCCACTTTGCACCACTTTACACCACTGTGATATGTAACTATTCCACACTGAACGAGAAAATCCTTCTCTGGTTCAAAATTTTTTTGACAGGCGGTTGGTGGGAAGGAGGTATTACTTTAGGGCTGCAACCGCGGTTGACGCTTCGTTCGGCGCTAAATAAGCAGCAAAAAGGACTATCCCGGCAGATTTGATCTGCCTCAGATAGTCCTTTATTGGTGTGTTAACAGTAAAAAGTACCTTTATTTTATTGAACAATCCGCAGTTTCAGCGAATTAACAGGATTTTGTACCGTTATTTTCGGTGAAATCACCCGACTTCGCCCAATCCGGCAAAATTAGCGGTAGGATTTACCGTTAATCATCGTCTAGCGGCGGATAAGTAACAATTAGCGGTACGATTTACCGTTAATTATCGTCTCCCGGCGAACACGCATCAATTTACAGCGGCCGTAGCGTTTCACCGTAACGCCTGTCCACCGGCGATCGAGCTGTAATCACCGCTGCGACGAATTAATGCTCCTGCCAGCTATCCAGGTAAGCGCGTTGCTCAGCGGACAGCGTATCGATGTTCACGCCGAGGCTTTCCAGTTTGAAGCGGGCCACTTGCTCGTCCAGCTCATAAGGGACGTTAACAACCGTTTTCCCGATTTCCTTATAACGGTCATTCACGTATTTCAAGGACAACGCCTGCAGCGCAAACGTCATGTCCATGATTTCGGCCGGATGTCCGTCGCCGGCGGCCAAGTTCACCAGACGGCCTTCGGCGAGCAGGTACATTTTGCGTCCGTCCTTCAACTGATATTCCTCAATGTTCTTGCGCACGGTGCGAACCGAAACCGAACGCTCCGCAAGCTCAGGCTTGTTGACTTCCACGTCGAAGTGGCCGGCATTGGACAGAATCGCGCCGTCCTTCATCACATCATAATGCTCGCCGCGAATCACGTCGCGGTTGCCGGTCACAGTGACGAAGAAATCGCCGATCTTCGCCGCTTCCAGCATCGGCATCACTTGGAAGCCGTCCATCACGGCTTCCACCGCTTTGATCGCGTCAACTTCGGTAACAACGACGTTAGCGCCAAGGCCTTTGGCCCGCATCGCCACGCCTTTGCCGCACCAGCCGTAGCCGACAACCACGACGGTTTTCCCAGCAACGACCAGATTCGTCGTCCGGTTAATTCCGTCCCACACCGATTGGCCGGTGCCGTAGCGGTTGTCGAACAAGTATTTGCAATAAGCATCATTTACTGCAACCATTGGGAATTTCAGCTGGCCTTCCTTGTCCATCGCTTTCAGGCGCAAAATCCCGGTGGTCGTCTCTTCAGCGCCGCCCCGCACATTCTCCAGCAAATCCTGACGTTCCGAGTGCAAGATCGTAACCAAATCACCGCCATCGTCGATGATCAGATCCGGCTTCGTCTCCAGCGCTTTAATTAACAACGCCTTATATTCTTCCGGTTCAGGATTATATTTGGCATAAACGGTGATGCCATCTTCAACGAGTGCAGCACAAACATCGTCCTGCGTCGACAGCGGATTGCTGCCGGTAATCGTCACTTCCGCCCCACCGGCTTGGATAACTTTAGCCAAGTAGGCCGTTTTGGCTTCCAAATGAAGCGAGATGGTCACTTTCAGTCCTTTAAAAGGCTGCTCCGCCTCAAATTGCTTCCGAATCCGGTTCAGCACCGGCATGTGGGCTTCCACCCAATCGATCTTCAAATGCCCCTCCGGCGCAAGCTTCAAGTCGGTAATGATGCTGTTCTGAATCGCTAACGAACTCATAAATGTCTCCTCCTATAAATAGATGATTCGATGTTTGCCAGTTAACTCATAAGGGATATTCATCAGGCCTTCGATCCAATCCGTCCCATATCGATTTAATGCATCAAAGAGATTGTAAACTCTCTCCTGCGGCTTGCTTAGAGGGAATAGCGAGAGTTGAATCCGGTCGAAATGGCGTAAGCCGGTCTCATGAATTTTCTCCAACGCATCCTTCGCCTTGCCGCGCAAATACTCGATTTGGCCGATGATCTTGTCTCGGTTCACCGCCCCGAGTCTGGACAAATCGCTTTGAACTCCTGCCAGCTCCTCAATGAGCGGATTGTATAGCTCTCCAAACGCAGCGATGACCTCATCAAACCGCTTGTCGACCGGCATCCGCTCCTGCGCCGCAAGCCAAGCTCCACGTCTGCGGCGGAAGCCTTCGGCATCCTTCACATCATCCCAGCTGAGCTGATATTTCTGCATATACTTTTGCACGGTTCGATCTACCACCGTAAAAGCTTCCCGTGCCAGCAGCAGTGGCATTTTCAGCCCAAGCTTATGAAACGCCTTGCGCGTCAGCCCCCAGTAAGCAATTTCGCCGGGGCCGAGAACCGAGCCAAGGACGGGAAGCAAACTGTCCTGCATCAAGGGGCGAGTTAACACATTATTGCTGAACCGCTCCGGATGCTCCCGCAGCTCGGCGAGCAGCTCGTCAGCCGTAAAGGAGACTTTGCCCTTGCGGTCTTCGAAGCGCCCTTCCTGTTTAAACAACAGCAGCCGTTCATGTTCATTAATATAGAACAAATTCGCTCCATTTTCGGCCACTTCAGCCGAAGGTTCAAATCCCAAGCCCGCCAAATCCCGTACCGTTTCGTGGTAAGCCGATTCCAGCTCATCATTGTGGCGAATCATTTGCTCAAACACCGGTACTTCCAGCCGGCGCAACTCAGGATCTGACGAGTCCAGCAGCACCAGTCCGTATTTTCCAAACAAAGCTCCCATCAGCTTGGCAAAAGCTGCCGTCAAGTTATCCGCATCCGCTGACGAGCTTCGTGCCAAGTCCAGGAGCGCCGCCTTATGCTCGCTGTCGGGCAACAGCTGCTCCAGCTCTGAAATGGCCTTGTCCCACGCCTCGGACGTCACCTTCGTGAAGCTGACCGGCAGCCGGTCCATGCTGCCGCGGTGCATGCGAATCCGACGCACCTGTAAATCCGGCGCCAACACATAGGTGTGATTGACCTCATCCCAGTCGTGATCCTCGCCGGCAATCCAGAACACCGGCACCACCGGACGATTTAACCGGGCCGAAGCGGCCTTCGCCGCTTTGAGGATGGTCACGGCTTTATAGATCACGAGCAGCGGCCCGGTGAATAACCCGCTTTGCTGCCCGCCGACAATCACCGCCGTCCCCGGCTGCTCGAGTTGATCGATCGCCTGTTCAACGGCCGGGGACGGGTTATATTGTCTGTTATATTCACGAAGTCGGGCAGCGACTGCCTTCCGACTTATGCGCGTATGCTCTGATTGATCAAGCCATGCGACTCGTTCAGCCCAGCTGTTGGCCTCCGCCGGGTCGCTCTCATACAATTGCTGAACCGTAGCAAACTGATTGACGTATACTTCAGCCAGCGGCCCCACAAATGAAAGTTGCTCTTGAACGACATTCATCAGTTTGCGTCCTCCTGTCTGCATCAAAACCTTCCTTGATTGTAACGGATGTCCTACCGCTCCGTCAAAGAAATCCTTACTTTTGCTAAACCTCTAACTTTCCGTAATGATCAGGCGCAAAAAAAAACTCCCGCAACCGTCATGAACGGCTGCGGGAGTTCGCAGAATCGATCAACCTTTTTTCGGCATGGAGACGAAATGTCCTTTAGACACTTCAACCAGCTCGGAGTTCTCCAAGTCGTACAAACCTCCGCTGGCAACCCCTTCTTTGCCGATTGGACCGCTGGTGGTATCCTCCAGAACAATCCGTTTCTTGTTAGCTTCAATTTCCGGATCCGGGATCGGAATCGCGGACAGGAGCGTTTTTGTATAAGGGTGCATCGGGTTGGCATACAACTCTTCGCTGTCTGCCAGCTCCACGATCCGGCCCAGATACATCACGGCCACACGGTCACTGATATGCTTCACCATGGACAAGTCGTGCGCGATAAACAGATACGTTAATCCGAGACGGTCCTGAAGATCCTCAAGCAGGTTGACAACCTGTGCCTGAATGGATACGTCCAGCGCCGAAATCGGTTCGTCACAGATGATGAACTTCGGATTCACCGCCAGCGCACGGGCAATCCCGATCCGTTGGCGCTGACCGCCGGAGAATTCGTGCGGATAACGGGTTGCATGGTCCGGGTTCAAACCAACCATATCCAGCAATTCTTCAACCCGTTTCTTGCGTTCTGCTTTAGATCCGGCCAAACCGTGAATATCCAGCGCTTCCCCGATGATATCCGTAACGGTAAACCGCGGATTCAGCGATGCATACGGATCCTGGAAGATCATCTGCATGTCGCGGCGCATCGCTTTCATTTTCTTCGGCGGCAATTTGCTGATGTCCACGCCGTTGAAGCGAACGCTGCCAGCCGTCGGCTCGTACAAACGAAGAATCGTACGGCCCGCGGTCGATTTACCGCAGCCCGATTCGCCAACGAGGCCAAGCGTTTCGCCTTCGGCAATCGAGAAGCTGATGTCGTTGACCGCCTTCAGTACGTTACCGCCGCCAACGTTAAAGTATTTTTTCAAGCCTTCAACTTCAATTAGAGTTTTGCCTTTGCTCATGACGACTGTACCTCCTTGGCCATCGGATGAAGATCCCAGCAGCGGGCTGTATGCGTTTCGCTAAATACAGTCGCGCCTGGGTCGATGCGTTCGCAAATCTTCATCGCTTGGTCGCAACGAGCGGCGAATGGGCAACCAATCGGCGGCTTGATCAAATCCGGCGGTGTACCGATAATCGGAATCAGCGGTTCGCCCTTCTTCTGATCCAAACGCGGCATCGAACGCAGCAAACCTTTGGTGTATGGATGCTGCGGGTTTTTGAAGATCTCCCACTTCGTTCCGGTCTCCACCACTTCACCGGCATACATGACGATGACGCGATCACACATGCCGGCTACGACGCCAAGGTCATGGGTGATCAAAATGATGGAGGTGCCCAGCCGGGATTGCATCTCTTTCATGACGTCCATGATTTGAGCCTGAATCGTCACGTCGAGCGCCGTTGTTGGTTCGTCAGCGATCAACAGCGCAGGCCGGCAGGCAAGTGCGATGGCGATCATGGCGCGTTGCCGCATCCCCCCGGAGAATTCGTGTGGATATTGGTTAAAGCGGGCTTCTGCATTTTTGATGCCTACAAGCTTAAGCATCTCGATAGCCTGTTTCTTCGCTTCGCCCGCTGACATTTTCTGATGTTTGATTAATACTTCAGTGATTTGTCGGCCTACTTTGATCGTAGGATTCAAGGAGGTCATCGGGTCCTGAAATATCATGCCAATATCTTTCCCGCGGATCGATTCCATTTGCTTGTCGCTTTTCTTCAAAAGGTCTTGCCCTTGGAAAATAATTTCACCTTGCTTAATGATGGAAGGAGGAGACGGAATCAGGCGCATAATCGTTTGGGCCGTGACGCTCTTGCCGCTGCCGGATTCGCCGACGATCGCAACCGTTTCACCTTTCCCCACTTCAAAGTTCATGCCGCGGACGGCCTTCACTTCTCCACCTTTGACTTGGAAGGAAACATGCAAATCTTTAACTTGTAAAATCGGCTCCATCATTCCACCTCCTACTTCTTCAGTTTAGGGTCAAGCGCATCGCGAAGACCGTCACCAAAAATATTAAACGCCAGCATGATGATACTGATCAAAATGGCTGGGAACAGCATCCGCCACGGGTAATACAACCAGCCGGTCAAGGCATCATTGATCATCGAACCGAGCGAAGCAACCGGAGCTTGAACGCCCAAGCCAAGGAAGCTAAGGAACGCTTCGGCGAAAATCGCGTTAGGTACAGACAATGTCACCGTAACGATGATAGGTCCAACCGCATTTGGCAACAGGTGGCGGAACAACAAGCGTCCGTGGCCTGCGCCCATCGAACGGGAAGCCAACACGTATTCGCGGTTCTTCAACTGCATAATTTCACCGCGGACAATCCACGACATGTTAATCCAGCCGGTAATTGTTAAAGCAAGGATAATCGTTCCCAAGCTCGGCTCCATCACGACCAGCAACAGAATCGTAACGAGCAGATAAGGGATGGAGTACAAAATCTCTGAAAACTTACTCATAATTTCATCGACGCGGCCGCCAAAGTAACCCATGATTCCGCCGTAAATGACGCCAATCAAAAGGTCGATACACGCTGCCGCCAGACCAACGATC
This region includes:
- a CDS encoding stage V sporulation protein D; this translates as MKVSRFTVRRRLFWLLMVLCLLFAALAVRLAYVQIGKGAELSAKAEDSWRRNIPYSAKRGEISDRNGTVLAYNITTPTVMAIPVQIKNPEQTAKSLAPLLGMTEESVLKTITKRQSIVRLQPGGRKITMEKAQQIRDLALPGIVVAEDNKRYYPFGGLAAHILGFTGGYNQGLTGVESKYDNLLSGMNGSVSYLSDAGGRLMPGSSEKYVEPKDGLNLTLTIDKTIQSIIERELDQAMDRLQADSALTIAMNPKTGEILGMAARPGYEPGAYQEYDAEVYNRNLPIWMTYEPGSTFKIITLAAALEEKKVDLLNERFFDPGYVKVGGATLRCWKKGGHGSQTFLQVVENSCNPGFVALGQRLGKETLFQYIKNFGFGSKTGIDLNGEENGILFKLSQVGPVELATTSFGQGVSVTPIQQITAVSAAINGGKLYKPYVAKAWTNPETGEVVSENKPQLVRQVISEETSKQIRMALESVVANGTGGNAFIDGYRVGGKTGTAQKVVNGRYSQNEHIVSFIGFAPADDPQIVVYTAVDNPQGIQFGGVVAAPIVRNIMEDALEYMKVPPREQQVNKKYKYGETPIVTVPDLIGHTTQEIYEDLNMNFNLARSGTGNVVINQAPKAGARVEKGSTIRIYMGTEAEAEQQHDHNSITSE
- a CDS encoding penicillin-binding transpeptidase domain-containing protein, translated to MIKRIKLRTLLIGGCITLFFAVLIGRAFWLQVVQADFWQAHAEELWSTKKLLPATRGTITDRNGDVLAVDAPAYTVAVNPELINKYGLQDEVVEGLGKVLGKDESELRKIVNAKKESGEYYTQREVRNEGWKIDQDLKNQVQALIDELKEKHSKLQDVGIYLIKDQKRYYPNQSLASHVLGYIDREGKAVSGIEAYFDEQLKGVDGSLEYKRDGRGIEIPKASEIYNPPKNGDNLKLTIDYTIQYYIEQAMKEAYDQLQPISMTVIAADPKTMEILGMANMPTYNPNEYWADVDQKNFYNHAIKSVYEPGSTFKIVTLAGAVQEGLFNPNATYKSGSIRVPGQTIHDLKRSGWGEITYLEGVKRSSNVAFVKLGYEMLGPERLKTYVDQFGFGKKTGIELPGESKGIVDPVQQADFAAMSYGHGKLLVTPLQQIVAVSAIANGGKLMEPHIVKSITDPQTGETVETKPKVLQQVISPDKAKEVGTYLEQVVSDQKIGTGRHAYIEGYRVAGKTGTAVKVVNGQYDYTKQVVSFIGYAPVDDPKIAVIVLIDEPKDSELGGGAAAAPVFKQIVNQTLQYMGVPKKIEGSASGNSSKTAASGPKVPDVGGLPVQQAKDKLSASRISYATYGKGDTIISQFPKAGTTLKSGQFVYLLTEKGSDINVPNLQGESLRDALELLSVLQIPVTANGEGYVVSQEVVNENGGRRVILTLEPPDKEETSSNDEQVEDASTSGDQGNDAGEKETSDSP
- the rsmH gene encoding 16S rRNA (cytosine(1402)-N(4))-methyltransferase RsmH, with amino-acid sequence MFHHITVLKEEATEGLRIKPDGIYVDCTLGGGGHSSVILSKLGPGGRLIAFDQDDWALDNAKERLAAYADKLTLVKSNFRYIEQKLREIEGVPQLNGVPQVDGVLFDLGVSSPQFDEGERGFSYNADAPLDMRMDQSAALTAREIVNTWPEREIARILFQYGEEKFSRRIAKVIADRRAQEPIETTGQLVELIKEGIPAAARRTGGHPAKRSFQALRIAVNDELGAFEEGLHAAIRCLAPEGRVSVITFHSLEDRICKQIFASYVEKCTCPPDFPMCVCGGKGSLKLINRKPIVPSEQELADNPRARSAKLRVAEKLQTGVEVS
- the mraZ gene encoding division/cell wall cluster transcriptional repressor MraZ, with product MFMGEFQHSIDDKGRIIIPAKFRELLGSSFVVTRGLDQCLFVYPMQEWEVLEQKLKALPLMKSDARAFTRFFFSGATECEWDKQGRVNLPSNLRQYAKLEKDCVVLGVSNRVEIWSKDTWEQYFQQSEDTFNEIAEKLVDFNFDL
- a CDS encoding adenosylhomocysteinase, with the protein product MSSLAIQNSIITDLKLAPEGHLKIDWVEAHMPVLNRIRKQFEAEQPFKGLKVTISLHLEAKTAYLAKVIQAGGAEVTITGSNPLSTQDDVCAALVEDGITVYAKYNPEPEEYKALLIKALETKPDLIIDDGGDLVTILHSERQDLLENVRGGAEETTTGILRLKAMDKEGQLKFPMVAVNDAYCKYLFDNRYGTGQSVWDGINRTTNLVVAGKTVVVVGYGWCGKGVAMRAKGLGANVVVTEVDAIKAVEAVMDGFQVMPMLEAAKIGDFFVTVTGNRDVIRGEHYDVMKDGAILSNAGHFDVEVNKPELAERSVSVRTVRKNIEEYQLKDGRKMYLLAEGRLVNLAAGDGHPAEIMDMTFALQALSLKYVNDRYKEIGKTVVNVPYELDEQVARFKLESLGVNIDTLSAEQRAYLDSWQEH
- the bshC gene encoding bacillithiol biosynthesis cysteine-adding enzyme BshC — encoded protein: MNVVQEQLSFVGPLAEVYVNQFATVQQLYESDPAEANSWAERVAWLDQSEHTRISRKAVAARLREYNRQYNPSPAVEQAIDQLEQPGTAVIVGGQQSGLFTGPLLVIYKAVTILKAAKAASARLNRPVVPVFWIAGEDHDWDEVNHTYVLAPDLQVRRIRMHRGSMDRLPVSFTKVTSEAWDKAISELEQLLPDSEHKAALLDLARSSSADADNLTAAFAKLMGALFGKYGLVLLDSSDPELRRLEVPVFEQMIRHNDELESAYHETVRDLAGLGFEPSAEVAENGANLFYINEHERLLLFKQEGRFEDRKGKVSFTADELLAELREHPERFSNNVLTRPLMQDSLLPVLGSVLGPGEIAYWGLTRKAFHKLGLKMPLLLAREAFTVVDRTVQKYMQKYQLSWDDVKDAEGFRRRRGAWLAAQERMPVDKRFDEVIAAFGELYNPLIEELAGVQSDLSRLGAVNRDKIIGQIEYLRGKAKDALEKIHETGLRHFDRIQLSLFPLSKPQERVYNLFDALNRYGTDWIEGLMNIPYELTGKHRIIYL